Below is a window of Streptomyces sp. NBC_00223 DNA.
CGGGCCACCCGGACCACGGCCTCCGGGTCGTCGCCGTTGACGTGGAAGATCGGCGCCTCGATCATCCGGGCCACGTCGGTGCAGTACATCGACGAGCGCGCGGACTCGGGGGCGGCGGTGAAGCCGACCTGGTTGTTGATCACCACGTGCACGGTGCCGCCGGTGCGGTAGCCGCGCAGCTGCGACATGTTGAGCGTCTCCGCGACCACGCCCTGGCCCGCGAAGGCCGCGTCGCCGTGCAGCGCGATCGGCAGCACGGTGAAGTCGGTGCCCGCCTTGTTGATGATGTCCTGCTTGGCCCGGGCGATGCCCTCAAGGACCGGGTCGACCGCCTCCAGGTGCGAGGGGTTCGCGGCCAGCGAGACCTTGATCTGCTCGCCGTCCAGCCCCTCGAAGGTGCCGTTGGCGCCCAGGTGGTACTTCACGTCGCCGGAGCCGTGCATCGACTTCGGGTCGAGGTTGCCCTCGAACTCCCGGAAGATCTGGGCGTACGACTTGCCGACGATGTTCGCCAGCACATTCAGCCGGCCGCGGTGGGACATGCCGATCACGGCCTCGTCCAGGCGCGACTCGGCGGCGGCGTCGATGACCGCGTCCAGCAGCGGGATGACGGACTCGCCGCCCTCCAGCGAGAAGCGCTTCTGGCCGACGTACTTGGTCTGCAGGAAGGTCTCGAACGCCTCGGCCGCGTTCAGCCGGCGCAGGATGCGCAGCTGCTCCTCGCGCTCGGGCTTGGCCGCCGGGCGCTCGATGCGGTCCTGGATCCACTTGCGCTGCTTGGGGTCCTGGATGTGCATGAACTCCACGCCGACCGTGCGGCAGTAGGAGTCGCGCAGCACCCCGAGGATGTCGCGCAGCTTCATCACGGACTTGCCCGCGAAACCGCCGACCGCGAACTCGCGCTCCAGGTCCCACAGCGTCAGCCCGTGCTCCAGCACGTCCAGGTCGGGGTGCTTGCGCTGGCGGTACTCCAACGGGTCGGTGTCGGCCATCACATGGCCGCGGACCCGGTAGGAGTGGATCAGCTCGAAGACCCGGGCGGCCTTGGTGACGTCGTCGTCGTGACCGGTGTCGATGTCGGTGCGCCAGCGGACCGGCTCGTACGGGATGCGCAGCGCGGCGAAGACGTCGTCGTAGAAGTCGTTCTCGCCCAGCAGCAGTTGGTTCATGATGCGCAGGAACTCGCCGGAGGCGGCGCCCTGGATCACCCGGTGGTCGTAGGTGCTGGTCAGCGTCATGACCTTGGAGATGCCCAGCTTGTTCAGGGTGTCCTGGGAGGTGCCCTGGAACTCGGCCGGGTAGTCCATCGAGCCGACGCCGAGGATCATGCTCTGACCGGGCATCAGCCGCGGCACGGAGTGCACGGTGCCCAGGCCGCCGGGGTTGGTCAGCGAGGCGGTGACGCCGGTGAAGTCGTCCATCGTCAGCTTGCCGGTGCGGGCCCGGCGGACGATGTCCTCGTAGGCCTGCCAGAACTCGAAGAAGTTCAGCGTCTCGGCCTTCTTGATGGCCGCGACGACGAGCTGACGGTCGCCGTTGGACTTCACCAGGTCGATGGCCAGACCCAGGTTGACGTGGTCCGGCTTGACCAGCGTCGGCTTGCCGTCCCGCTCCGCGTAGGACCAGTTCATCGACGGCATCGCCTTGAGCGCCTGCACCATCGCGTACCCGATCAGGTGCGTGAAGGAGACCTTGCCGCCGCGGGCGCGCTTGAGGTGGTTGTTGATGACGATGCGGTTGTCGAAGAGCAGCTTCACCGGCAGGGCGCGGACCGAGGTGGCGGTCGGCAGCTCCAGCGACGCGTGCATGTTCTTCGCGACGGCGGCGGAGGGGCCGCGCAGCGTGACGTACTCGATCGCGGACGCCGGGGCGCCGTTCTCGGCGGCCTTGGCCGCCGGGGCGATCGGCCGCGGGGTGGGCGTGGCCGCCGGCCGCGGGGCGGCGGGCTGGGCAGGCGGGGCGGGCGCCACCGGCGGGACGGCCTGCGGCGCCGGGGTGGCCGGGGCGGTCGCGGCGGCAGCCGCCGCGGCCTGGCCGGAACTCGCCGGTGCGGCGGGTGCGACCGGGGCCGGTGGCACGGGCGCCGCGGGAGCGACGTCGGTGGCGCGCGCGGCGGCGCCGGAGGCACCACCCTGCCCGGCGGGCGCGGCCGAAGCGGCGGAGCCGTCCGGCTTGTAGTCGGCAAAGAAGTCCCACCAGGCTCGGTCTACCGAGTTCGGGTCCTGGAGGTACTGCTGGTAAATCTCATCGACAAGCCACTCGTTCGGCCCGAAACTCGCAGCTGGGCCATCGCCCTGCGCTTCGTGGTCGGTCGAGACACTAGAGCTATTGGGGGACTGTGGCGACACGGCGGCAACCGCCCTCTTCCGCTTCACAAGATGGTGGACAGCGGAAATTAAGGCTACGCCTACCGGGAGGTCTCTTGCAGTCGCGGGGCCCACTCGTCGTGCAAGTCACACCCGAAGTCTGGTTTCGGAGCGGTTCCTGGCGGGAAAGCGGTCCCTCTTGAGGGTTGTGGGCAAACCCTCCGCGTAGCCGTACGGGTACGGTCCGCGACGCGCTGGAGGCCACCGGCAGCCGCCGTCTCGGGCCGCCGCCGTTCGGGCGGCGTCAACGTGCGGCCGCCGCGGCACCCGGAAGAGTGACGTGAATGCGGCAGCCACGCGGAGATTCGGCCACTTCTATTCGTCCGCCGTGCAGATCCACCGCCCAGCGCGCGATGGCCAGACCCAGCCCCGTACCGCCGTCGCCGCCCGGGTGCGAGCCGCGGTGGAAGCGGTCGAAGACCCGTACCCGGTCGGCCTCGGGGATGCCGGGGCCCTCGTCGCGCACCTCCAGATCCAGGCTGCCGGGCGTGGGGCCGGAGCGGGCCCGTACGGTGACCCGGCCGCCCGGAGGGCTGTGCTTGACGGCGTTGTCGACCAGATTGGCCACCACCTGGTGCAGCCGCTCGCCGTCGGCGTAGGCGATCAGCTCCGGCGGGGAGACGTCCAGATGCAGATGGACGTCGGCGCGCGGCCGGGAGCGGGAGCCGGTGGCCTTGGTGCTCTCCATGCCCAGGCTCGCGGTCCTGATCACCGCCGAGAGATACGGCCAGACCTCGAACCGCTTGGTGTCGAGCCGTACGGCCCCGCTGTCCAGCCGGGACAGGTCGAGCAGCTGGCTGACCAGCTTGCCGAGCCGTTCCGTCTGCTGGAGGGCCAGGCGCATGGTCTCGGGGTCGGCGGCGGACACCCCGTCCACCACGTTCTCCAGCACCGCCCGCAGCGCGGCGATCGGGGTCCGCAGCTCATGTGAGACATTTGCCACGAGTTCCTTGCGGTGGCGGTCGGCCGCGGCCAGGTCGGCGGCCATCCGGTTGAAGGTCTCGGCCAGTTCACCGACCTCGTCCCTGCGCACCCGGGCCACCCGGCGGCTGTAGTCGCCCGCCGCCATCGCCCGGGCCACCGCCGTCATCTCGCGCAGCGGCGCGGTCAGCCCGGTGGCCATGATCTGGGTGATCAGCAGCGAGGCGATGATCGAGAAGATCGTGATCACCCGGATCTCGGTCGCCGAGTGGATGGCGACGATCACCAGCAGCGTGGTGATACCCACGGAGAGCAGGACGAGCCCTTGCAGGGCGGCCTTGATCGACCGCATCGGGTCCCAGGGGCGCAGCGCGGCCCACACCCGGCGGCCGAGCCGGGCCAGGCGTCTCACGCGGGCCTCACGGCGCGGGCTTAGGGTGCGCGGTCCGCGGACGCCGGGCCACCGCGCTCACGGTCCTGGGGCGCCGGGAGTGCGCGCTCCGGATCATGAGACGGGGGTCTCCAGCGCGTAGCCCACGCCGTGGACCGTACGGATGCGCTCGGCGCCGATCTTCCGGCGCAGCGCCTTGACATGGCTGTCGACGGTACGGGTGCCGGACGCGTCGGCCCAGTCCCACACCTCGGCGAGCAACTGCTCCCGGGAGAGCACCGCGCGCGGCTGCTGCGCCAGGCACACCAGCAGCTCGAACTCGGTCGGCGTCAGGTGCACGTCCCCGCCGCGCACCCGGACCCGCCGCTGCGCGTGGTCGATCTCCAGGTCGCCGAGGTGGATGCTGGCGCCGCGGGCGCTCTGCGCGGCCGTCGCGGCCCGCTCGACCCTGCGCAGCAGTACGTGCACCCGGGCGGCCAGCTCGCGCATCGAGAACGGCTTGGTCATGTAGTCGTCGGCCCCGACGCCCAGACCGACCAGCATGTCGGTCTCGTCGTCGCGCGCGGTCAGCATGAGTACGGACACCGGCCGGTCGGCCTGCACCCGCCGGCAGACCTCCAGCCCGTCGTATCCGGGCAGCATCACGTCCAGCACCAGCAGATCGGGCTGCCAGGAGTGCGCCGCGTCCACAGCCGAAGGGCCGTCACCCGCGGTGCGTACCTGAAACCCCTCCGCCTGCAGCCGGGCCGCGATCGCCTGCGTGATCGTCTGGTCGTCCTCGACCACCAGCACCCGGCGCTGCGTGCCCGTCGTCTGCGTGCTGTCCACTTCCGCCCCACAACGTCGTCCTGATACCGGCAGACTACGGGGCGGGCCGTCGCCCTGACTATGACGCCTTTACGCCTTGACAGCTACATGCACCACGTCCGGCACCCCGCGCCTCACCGGAACCTCCAGCGTGCACACCCGGGTGAACCCCGCGTCCCGCAGCGCCGTCTCGAACGCCGCCGAAGGCTGCGCCGACCATACGGCGAGGACACCGCCCGGGTTCAGCCGGCCCCGGCAGGCGGCCAGGCCGCTGGGACTGTAGAGACTGCCGTTGTTCTCGGTGACTGTCCAGTCCGGCCCGTTGTCGATGTCCAGGCACAGCGCGTCGTACGGCTCCGGCGCCGGCCCGCTCCCGGGCGTGTCCGCCGTCCGCAGGAGGTGGGCGACGAGGTCTTCCGCGACGAGGGCCACCCGCGGGTCGTCCAGGGCGCCTTCGGAGTACGGCGCGAGGTGGCCCTGCCGGTGCCAGTCCACGACGGCGGGGTCGCGCTCGACGACGCTGATCCGGTGCCAGCGCGGCCGGGCGGCCGCCCGGGCCAGCGAGAAGCCGACGCCGAGGCCGCCGATCAGCAGATGCGGGGCGGCGATCGCCGGGTCGAGGGCCTGGAGGGCGGCGTCCACGAGTAAGCGCTCGGACCGGCCGTCCGAGGTGTCCATGAGGAAGGTGCCGTTGGCGATGATCTCGAAGTGCGTGTCGCGGCGGCGCAGGACGATCTCCCCGTAGGGGCCCTCGCGGCGGTCGACGGTGACGGCTTCCCGGTGGGCGTGCGGCTGGAGCATGCGGCCAGCCTAGTTTTCCGGCGCGACCGGTGAACGCCACTGGGGTGTGTGGGGTCCGCCGTCCCCGGGCCGGTTGGCATCGGGTTGACATCGGTGCCGCCGGGAGGGAACCACGAGGTCGGGCGGCGGTGTCCCGTTGGCTGAGGCCACTCGGGGGACGGCGGCGCGCGCAGGGGGACGTGCGGGCCGGCCGGGCGTACGGCGTTGGGCGATCCGGCCGCGGGTGTGGGCACACGCAGGTGACACGAGAGTCGGGGTCCGGGTGAAGCGCTGTACGAACTGTGGGCAAGAGGTGGACGGCACGCCGTCCTGCACGAAGTGCGGCACCCCGCAGGCCCCCGTGCCCGCGCCGCCGCCGGTGCCCTCGGCGCCTCCGGCCCGGGCCGCCGAGGGGGACGCGCCTGCCGCGCCGCCCCCGCCTCCGTCGGCCGCGCCGACCATAGGGGCTCCGGGGGCGCCCGGGTTCGCGGCGCCGCTCGTACCTGCCGGGCCGCCGGCCGCCACGGGTGTGCGGCCCCGGCGGCGGAAGGGACTGGCGATCGGGGTGGGCGTCGCGGTGGTGGTGGCCGCGGGGGTGGTCGCCGCGGTCGTGGCGACGTCCGGCTCGGGCGGCGGGACGGGGGACGTGCCCAAGGCCGGGGGACGCGGGGCCGGGGGGTCGGCGTCCGCCCCGGCCAAGGCTGCGGCCCCGCCCCCGAACGTGGGGGACGTCGTCGTGGGGAGCGACGACAAGTCCGTGACGATCACCCACCCGGACGGTACGACGGCCACGGTCCGGTTGTCCGCGTGGCCCGGGGCCATGTACACGGTCCCCGCGGGCGCGCGGGGCGCCGGCACCGTCTACGTGCTGCCCGGCTTCGCCCAGCCCGGGATCGAGCCCGCGGACGAGCACAAGGTCAGCCGGATCACCCCCGCGGGGGAGCTGGCCGACATCCCGATGCCGGGCGCCGTGACCACCGCGGCCGTCGCGCCCGCCGATGCCCCCGGCGCCGGCACGCTCTACGCGGGGGTGCGGCCCGGCCCCGGCGAGCCCGGGTGGATCGAGGCGGTCGGACCGGACGGGACGGTACGGAAGTACGACGCCGGCGTGGAGCCCTGCTCGGTGGTCGTCGCCCCGGCGGGCGCGCCGAACGCGGGCACGGTGTACGTCACCAACTGCGGCACGCCGACGGTCGACCACCCGGAGACGAGGACCGGCGGCTCCTTCACCGTCATCACCCCGCAGGGGACCGTACGGCAGCTCCCGGCGGCCGGGCAGTCCGTCGGCGCGCTGGTGGTCGCCCCTGCGGGCACACCGAACGCCGGGACCGTGTACGCGCTCCTCACCGGCGAGGAAACCGCCGACCGGGTGATGACCGTACTGCGCCCGGACGGCACGACGGCGACCGTGCCGCTTCCTGCCGCACCCCTGCTGGCGCTCGTCGCCCCGGCGGGCACCCCGGACGCCGGCACGGTGTACGTCTCGGGCACGCCCTCCGCCGGGTCCGCACCGCCTGTCGTCGCCTATGGCCCCACGGGGAAGATCCGCACCCTGGTGGCCGGTTACGTCAAGGCGGTCGCGCCCGCGGGCACCCCGGCCGCCGGGACGCTGTATGTCGAGCAGAACGTGGACGCCACGCACGACAAGCTGGTCGCGGTGGCCCCCTCGGGGGCGACCCAAACGCTGATCGCGCAGGTGGACGGCGTCGACACCCTTGAGGTCGAGGTGGCCCCCGCGGGCACCCCGGGCGCGGGCACGCTCTATGTCGTCGCCTATGCGGCGAACGGGATGCGGGTGCACGTGATCCCGCCGTCGGGCGGGGGCAGCGTGGTCGATCTGCCCGACGGCAAGACGGGCATCACGGTCGCGCCGGCGGGCGGCCCGAACGCGGGCTGGGCGTACGTGGTGAACGTGAACGGCGACACAGGCGCCGAGCGGGGTTCCCTCACGGTGATCACCCCGGCGGGCGGGATCACCACGACCGGCCCCGGCGTGGCGCCCGACGACGTACTGATCGTCCCGGCCGCCGGCGTGGGGGTGTCCGACCAGGTCCTTTGAGGGGCGCGAGGTGATCGCTCAGGGCGAACACGGCGCCGGGAACACCGGGGACCCTTCGTGCATTGAGTGGGGTGTACTCAACTTGCTTGCCTAGGGAGAGATCATGGCGATTGAGCCCCAGACTTCCCATCTCACTCTGCCCGTGCTGCCGCTCGACGACGAAGTGGTGCTGCCCGGCATGGTCGTCCCGCTCGACCTGACCGACGCCGAGGCCAGGGGCGCGGTGGAAGCCGCGCAGGCCGCGCACCCGGGCACGGGGACCGGCAAGCCGCAGGTGCTGCTGGTGCCCAGGGTGGACGGGAACTACGCCGCGGTGGGCACGCTCGGCACCGTCGAGCAGGTCGGCCGGCTGTCGGACGGCGACCCCGGAGCCGTCATCCGGGGCCGTTCCCGGGTGCGGATCGGCGCGGGCACCACCGGCCCCGGCGCGGCGCTGTGGGTCGAGGGCACCGTGGTGGAGGAGCCCACCCCGGCCGAGTCGCCGGGCACGGTCGCGGAGCTGATGAAGGAGTACAAGGCACTGGCCACGGCCTGGCTGCGCAAGCGCGGCGCCTGGCAGGTGGTGGACCGGGTCCAGCAGATCGACGACCTGAGTCAGCTCGCCGACAACTCCGGCTATTCCCCCTTCCTGACCACCGAGCAGCGGATCGAGCTGCTGGAGACCGCCGACCCGGTGGCCCGGCTGAAGCTGTCCATCCAGCGGCTGCGCGACCACCTCGCCGAGCAGGACGTGGCGGACACCATCCGCAAGGACGTCCAGGAGGGCATGGAGAAGCAGCAGCGGGAGTTCCTGCTGCGCCAGCAGCTCGAAGCCGTGCGCAAGGAGCTGGCGGAGCTGAACGGCGACCCGGAGGACGAAGCCGGTGACTACCGGGCCCGGGTGGAGGCCGCCGACCTGCCGGAGAAGGTCAGGGAGGCCGCCCTGAAGGAGGTCGAGAAGCTGGAGCGCTCCTCGGACGCCTCCCCGGAGGGCAGCTGGATCCGCACCTGGCTGGACACCGTGCTCGAACTGCCGTGGAACACCACGACCGAGGACACCTACGACGTGGCGGGCGCGCGGGCGGTGCTGGACGCCGACCACGCGGGCCTGGACGACGTGAAGGAGCGCATCACCGAGTACCTGGCCGTGCGCAAGCGCCGGGCCGATCGCGGCCTGGGCGTCGTCGGCGGCCGCCGCGGTGGCGCCGTACTCGCCCTCGTCGGCCCGCCCGGCGTCGGCAAGACCTCGCTCGGCGAGTCCGTGGCGCGCGCGATGGGCCGCAAGTTCGTCCGCGTGGCGCTCGGCGGTGTCCGGGACGAGGCGGAGATCCGCGGCCACCGCAGGACGTACGTGGGCGCGCTGCCCGGCCGGATCGTGCGGGCGATCAAGGAGGCCGGGTCCATGAACCCGGTGGTGCTGCTCGACGAGGTCGACAAGGTCGGCTCGGACTACCGGGGCGACCCGGCCGCCGCGCTGCTCGAAGTCCTCGACCCGGCGCAGAACCACACCTTCCGCGACCACTATCTGGAAGTCGAGCTCGATCTGTCCGACGTGGTGTTCCTGGCCACCGCCAACGTGCTGGAGGCCATCCCCGAGCCG
It encodes the following:
- a CDS encoding multifunctional oxoglutarate decarboxylase/oxoglutarate dehydrogenase thiamine pyrophosphate-binding subunit/dihydrolipoyllysine-residue succinyltransferase subunit — its product is MSPQSPNSSSVSTDHEAQGDGPAASFGPNEWLVDEIYQQYLQDPNSVDRAWWDFFADYKPDGSAASAAPAGQGGASGAAARATDVAPAAPVPPAPVAPAAPASSGQAAAAAAATAPATPAPQAVPPVAPAPPAQPAAPRPAATPTPRPIAPAAKAAENGAPASAIEYVTLRGPSAAVAKNMHASLELPTATSVRALPVKLLFDNRIVINNHLKRARGGKVSFTHLIGYAMVQALKAMPSMNWSYAERDGKPTLVKPDHVNLGLAIDLVKSNGDRQLVVAAIKKAETLNFFEFWQAYEDIVRRARTGKLTMDDFTGVTASLTNPGGLGTVHSVPRLMPGQSMILGVGSMDYPAEFQGTSQDTLNKLGISKVMTLTSTYDHRVIQGAASGEFLRIMNQLLLGENDFYDDVFAALRIPYEPVRWRTDIDTGHDDDVTKAARVFELIHSYRVRGHVMADTDPLEYRQRKHPDLDVLEHGLTLWDLEREFAVGGFAGKSVMKLRDILGVLRDSYCRTVGVEFMHIQDPKQRKWIQDRIERPAAKPEREEQLRILRRLNAAEAFETFLQTKYVGQKRFSLEGGESVIPLLDAVIDAAAESRLDEAVIGMSHRGRLNVLANIVGKSYAQIFREFEGNLDPKSMHGSGDVKYHLGANGTFEGLDGEQIKVSLAANPSHLEAVDPVLEGIARAKQDIINKAGTDFTVLPIALHGDAAFAGQGVVAETLNMSQLRGYRTGGTVHVVINNQVGFTAAPESARSSMYCTDVARMIEAPIFHVNGDDPEAVVRVARLAFEFRQVFNKDVVIDLICYRRRGHNESDNPAFTQPLMYDLIDKKRSVRKLYTESLIGRGDITLEEAEQALQDYQGQLEKVFTEVREAAAAPSPSHQGDNQSEFPVAVPTAVSAEVVKRIAASQVNIPEHVTVHPRLLPQLQRRAVMVEDGTIDWGMGETLAIGSLLLEGTPVRLAGQDSRRGTFGQRHAVLIDRETGEDYTPLLYLSEDQARYNVYDSLLSEYAAMGFEYGYSLARPDALVLWEAQFGDFSNGAATIIDEFISSAEQKWGQTSGVTLLLPHGYEGQGPDHSSARIERFLQLCAQNNMTVALPTTPANYFHLLRWQVHNPHHKPLIVFTPKSMLRLKAAASKAEDFTDGVFQPVIGDSSVEPEAVRKVVFCSGKVYYDLIAERDRRGVTDIAFIRIERLYPLPGAELQEAMAPYTKAQKFVWAQDEPANQGAWPFIALNLIDHLDLVLGAAPDNADRLRRVSRPASSSPAVGSAKRHQAQQEELINEVFEI
- a CDS encoding spermidine synthase, whose product is MLQPHAHREAVTVDRREGPYGEIVLRRRDTHFEIIANGTFLMDTSDGRSERLLVDAALQALDPAIAAPHLLIGGLGVGFSLARAAARPRWHRISVVERDPAVVDWHRQGHLAPYSEGALDDPRVALVAEDLVAHLLRTADTPGSGPAPEPYDALCLDIDNGPDWTVTENNGSLYSPSGLAACRGRLNPGGVLAVWSAQPSAAFETALRDAGFTRVCTLEVPVRRGVPDVVHVAVKA
- a CDS encoding HAMP domain-containing sensor histidine kinase, producing the protein MRSIKAALQGLVLLSVGITTLLVIVAIHSATEIRVITIFSIIASLLITQIMATGLTAPLREMTAVARAMAAGDYSRRVARVRRDEVGELAETFNRMAADLAAADRHRKELVANVSHELRTPIAALRAVLENVVDGVSAADPETMRLALQQTERLGKLVSQLLDLSRLDSGAVRLDTKRFEVWPYLSAVIRTASLGMESTKATGSRSRPRADVHLHLDVSPPELIAYADGERLHQVVANLVDNAVKHSPPGGRVTVRARSGPTPGSLDLEVRDEGPGIPEADRVRVFDRFHRGSHPGGDGGTGLGLAIARWAVDLHGGRIEVAESPRGCRIHVTLPGAAAAAR
- a CDS encoding response regulator transcription factor codes for the protein MDSTQTTGTQRRVLVVEDDQTITQAIAARLQAEGFQVRTAGDGPSAVDAAHSWQPDLLVLDVMLPGYDGLEVCRRVQADRPVSVLMLTARDDETDMLVGLGVGADDYMTKPFSMRELAARVHVLLRRVERAATAAQSARGASIHLGDLEIDHAQRRVRVRGGDVHLTPTEFELLVCLAQQPRAVLSREQLLAEVWDWADASGTRTVDSHVKALRRKIGAERIRTVHGVGYALETPVS
- the lon gene encoding endopeptidase La produces the protein MAIEPQTSHLTLPVLPLDDEVVLPGMVVPLDLTDAEARGAVEAAQAAHPGTGTGKPQVLLVPRVDGNYAAVGTLGTVEQVGRLSDGDPGAVIRGRSRVRIGAGTTGPGAALWVEGTVVEEPTPAESPGTVAELMKEYKALATAWLRKRGAWQVVDRVQQIDDLSQLADNSGYSPFLTTEQRIELLETADPVARLKLSIQRLRDHLAEQDVADTIRKDVQEGMEKQQREFLLRQQLEAVRKELAELNGDPEDEAGDYRARVEAADLPEKVREAALKEVEKLERSSDASPEGSWIRTWLDTVLELPWNTTTEDTYDVAGARAVLDADHAGLDDVKERITEYLAVRKRRADRGLGVVGGRRGGAVLALVGPPGVGKTSLGESVARAMGRKFVRVALGGVRDEAEIRGHRRTYVGALPGRIVRAIKEAGSMNPVVLLDEVDKVGSDYRGDPAAALLEVLDPAQNHTFRDHYLEVELDLSDVVFLATANVLEAIPEPLLDRMELVTLDGYTQDEKVVIARDHLLPRQLERAGLNTDEVGLEEDALRKLSGEYTREAGVRTLERTIARILRKIAARHELGDQELPFTVGAGDLRALIGRPHHVPESAQDPEERRTAVPGVATGLAVTGAGGDVLYIEASLADPETGGSGLQLTGQLGDVMKESAQIALSFLRSHGAELELPVGDLNERGVHIHVPAGAVPKDGPSAGVTMTTALASLLSGRRVRTDVAMTGEVSLTGRVLPIGGVKQKLLAAHQAGITTIVIPKRNEPDLDDVPAEILDALDVHPVGDVRQVLALALEPASADAADATDASDAERVPLAA